A genome region from Streptomyces xanthophaeus includes the following:
- a CDS encoding FtsW/RodA/SpoVE family cell cycle protein, translating to MSVVTNTTTIGAIELPSRRNTELLLLGFAVLIPMFAYANVGLAINGTLPPGMVLYGLGLGALAGIAHLVVRRYAKYADPLLLPLATLLNGLGLVLIWRLDQSERLQNLAKRAFGGFSPSAPRQMMYTALAIALFAAVLLILKDHRVLQRFTYISMAGALVLLILPVVPGLGADVFGAKIWISVGGFSIQPGEFAKIVIAIFFAGYLMVKRDALALASRRFMGLYLPRGRDLGPILMIWAMSLLVLVFENDLGTSLLFFGMFVIMLYVATERTSWIVIGLLMSVGGAVVVGTFASHVKVRVTAWLDPFACYTTSGACEQVGQSIMSFGSGGVLGAGWGQGNSDLIGFAANSDFIFSTVGEELGLAGVMAFLLIYGLIIERGVRTALAARDPFGKLFAIGLSGAFALQIFVVAGGVMGLIPLTGMTMPFLASGGSSVLANWILIAILIRISDTARRPAPAPAPSPDSEMTQVVRPS from the coding sequence ATGAGCGTTGTCACCAATACGACCACCATCGGCGCCATCGAGCTGCCGAGCAGGCGGAACACCGAGCTCCTGCTGCTCGGCTTCGCCGTGCTCATCCCGATGTTCGCCTACGCCAACGTGGGCCTCGCGATCAACGGCACCCTGCCCCCCGGCATGGTGCTCTACGGCCTCGGCCTCGGCGCCCTCGCCGGTATCGCGCACCTCGTCGTGCGCCGGTACGCCAAGTACGCCGACCCGCTGCTGCTGCCGCTGGCCACGCTCCTGAACGGACTGGGCCTCGTCCTGATCTGGCGCCTGGACCAGTCCGAGCGCCTGCAGAACCTCGCCAAGCGGGCCTTCGGCGGGTTCTCCCCCTCCGCCCCCCGCCAGATGATGTACACGGCGCTCGCCATCGCCCTGTTCGCCGCCGTCCTGCTGATCCTCAAGGACCACCGCGTCCTGCAGCGGTTCACGTACATCTCGATGGCCGGCGCCCTGGTCCTGCTGATCCTGCCCGTCGTCCCGGGCCTCGGCGCCGACGTCTTCGGCGCGAAGATCTGGATCAGCGTGGGCGGCTTCTCCATCCAGCCCGGTGAGTTCGCGAAGATCGTCATCGCGATCTTCTTCGCCGGCTACCTGATGGTGAAGCGCGACGCGCTCGCGCTGGCCAGCCGCCGCTTCATGGGCCTCTACCTGCCGCGCGGCCGCGACCTCGGCCCGATCCTGATGATCTGGGCCATGAGCCTGCTCGTCCTCGTCTTCGAGAACGACCTCGGCACCTCGCTGCTCTTCTTCGGCATGTTCGTGATCATGCTGTACGTGGCCACCGAGCGCACCAGCTGGATCGTCATCGGCCTGCTCATGTCGGTGGGCGGCGCCGTGGTCGTCGGCACCTTCGCCAGCCACGTCAAGGTCCGCGTCACCGCCTGGCTCGACCCCTTCGCCTGCTACACCACCTCGGGTGCGTGCGAGCAGGTCGGCCAGTCGATCATGAGCTTCGGTTCCGGCGGCGTCCTCGGCGCCGGCTGGGGCCAGGGCAACTCCGACCTGATCGGCTTCGCCGCCAACTCCGACTTCATCTTCTCCACCGTCGGCGAAGAGCTCGGCCTCGCCGGAGTGATGGCCTTCCTCCTGATCTACGGGCTCATCATCGAGCGGGGCGTGCGCACCGCGCTCGCCGCCCGCGACCCCTTCGGCAAGCTCTTCGCCATCGGCCTCTCCGGCGCCTTCGCCCTCCAGATCTTCGTGGTCGCCGGCGGCGTCATGGGCCTCATCCCCCTCACCGGCATGACGATGCCCTTCCTCGCGTCCGGCGGTTCCTCCGTCCTCGCGAACTGGATCCTCATCGCCATCCTCATCCGGATCAGCGACACCGCACGCCGCCCCGCACCGGCCCCCGCCCCGTCCCCCGACTCCGAGATGACCCAGGTGGTCCGTCCGTCATGA
- a CDS encoding PP2C family protein-serine/threonine phosphatase → MARDRLYPEAASSTGQVRMSLSLRFAAGSHKGMIREGNEDSGYAGPRLLAIADGMGGQAAGEVASSEVISTLVQLDDDVPGSDILTSLATAVQRANDQLRVMVEEDPQLEGMGTTLTALLWTGQRLGLVHVGDSRAYLLRDGVLTQITQDHTWVQRLVDEGRITEEEATTHPQRSLLMRALGSGDIVEPDLSIREVRAGDRYLICSDGLSGVVSHQTLEETLADYHGPRETVQSLIQLALRGGGPDNITCIVADVLDTDSGDTLAAQVSDTPVVVGAVAENQHQLFDGGNAMQTPAGRASGLGRQGQPPAGAFGPPGSGDAPGYGYSDQGQGAGGYGTFGEADAYTADPGYEDTYDHPRRRRSKGRKWTTRTLTLLIVAGVIGGGLYAGWRWTQTQFYVGVKGEHVALFRGISPKLGPLELSKVETDRPDIELKYLPPFKRKLVEATISENSFDAARKKLDDLGVQVSACKKDEERRNAEAQNSPTPAPSLTPEEQQLVGLCGK, encoded by the coding sequence GTGGCTCGAGACCGGTTGTACCCGGAGGCAGCTTCGTCGACAGGGCAGGTGCGCATGAGTCTGTCCTTGCGGTTCGCCGCCGGATCACACAAGGGCATGATCCGCGAGGGGAACGAGGACTCCGGCTACGCCGGTCCCCGGCTCCTCGCGATCGCCGACGGCATGGGAGGCCAGGCCGCCGGCGAGGTCGCGAGCTCCGAGGTGATCTCCACGCTCGTGCAGCTCGACGACGACGTCCCGGGCTCCGACATCCTCACCTCCCTGGCCACGGCCGTGCAGCGCGCCAACGACCAGCTGCGCGTGATGGTCGAGGAGGATCCGCAGCTCGAAGGCATGGGCACCACGCTGACCGCCCTGCTGTGGACCGGCCAGCGCCTCGGCCTCGTCCATGTCGGCGACTCCCGCGCCTATCTCCTCCGCGACGGCGTCCTCACCCAGATCACCCAGGACCACACCTGGGTGCAGCGCCTCGTCGACGAGGGGCGCATCACCGAGGAAGAGGCCACCACCCACCCGCAGCGCTCCCTCCTGATGCGCGCGCTCGGCAGCGGCGACATCGTCGAGCCCGACCTCTCCATCCGCGAGGTCCGGGCCGGTGACCGCTACCTGATCTGCTCCGACGGGCTCTCCGGCGTCGTCTCCCACCAGACCCTGGAGGAGACCCTCGCCGACTACCACGGTCCCCGCGAGACCGTGCAGTCGCTGATCCAGCTCGCGCTGCGCGGCGGCGGACCCGACAACATCACCTGCATCGTCGCCGACGTCCTCGACACCGACAGCGGCGACACCCTCGCCGCCCAGGTCAGCGACACCCCGGTGGTCGTCGGCGCGGTCGCCGAGAACCAGCACCAGCTCTTCGACGGCGGCAACGCCATGCAGACCCCGGCCGGCCGGGCCTCGGGCCTCGGCCGCCAGGGCCAGCCCCCCGCCGGCGCCTTCGGCCCCCCGGGCAGCGGCGACGCCCCCGGCTACGGGTACTCCGACCAGGGCCAGGGCGCGGGCGGCTACGGCACCTTCGGCGAAGCCGACGCCTACACCGCCGACCCGGGCTACGAGGACACGTACGACCACCCCCGCAGGCGCCGCAGCAAAGGGCGCAAGTGGACCACCCGTACGCTGACCCTGCTCATCGTCGCCGGCGTCATCGGCGGCGGCCTCTACGCGGGCTGGCGCTGGACCCAGACCCAGTTCTACGTGGGCGTGAAGGGCGAGCACGTGGCGCTCTTCCGCGGCATCAGCCCGAAGCTGGGGCCGCTGGAGCTCTCCAAGGTGGAGACCGACCGCCCCGACATCGAACTGAAGTACCTGCCGCCCTTCAAGCGGAAGCTGGTCGAGGCCACCATCAGCGAGAACAGCTTCGACGCGGCGCGCAAGAAGCTCGACGATCTCGGCGTCCAGGTGTCCGCCTGCAAGAAGGACGAGGAGCGCCGCAACGCCGAGGCCCAGAACAGCCCGACACCCGCCCCCAGCCTGACTCCCGAAGAGCAGCAGCTGGTCGGGCTGTGCGGCAAGTAG
- a CDS encoding FhaA domain-containing protein, with translation MGVLKRFEQRLEGLVNGTFAKVFKSEVQPVEIAGALQRECDNNATIWNRERTVVPNDFIVELSAGDYDRLSPYSGQLGDELAGLVRDYAKQQRYSFMGPIKVHLEKADDLDTGLYRVRSRTLASSTSQPQAGPPSPQGGYGYPPENQPQGGYGYPPVAAPPMPSAPPPGGPGARRPTPGAPVGTAPAAGPGGARRHWIEINGTRHQISRPTLVLGRSTEADVRIDDPGVSRRHCEIRTGTPSTIQDLGSTNGIVVDGQHTTRATLRDGSRIVVGSTTIIYRQAEG, from the coding sequence ATGGGAGTTCTGAAGCGGTTCGAGCAGCGACTCGAAGGTCTGGTGAACGGCACCTTCGCCAAGGTGTTCAAGTCCGAGGTCCAGCCGGTGGAGATCGCCGGAGCCCTCCAGCGGGAGTGCGACAACAACGCCACCATCTGGAACCGCGAGCGGACCGTCGTCCCCAACGACTTCATCGTCGAGCTCAGCGCCGGTGACTACGACCGCCTGAGCCCCTACTCCGGGCAGCTCGGCGACGAGCTCGCGGGCCTGGTCCGCGACTACGCCAAGCAGCAGCGCTACAGCTTCATGGGCCCCATCAAGGTCCACCTGGAGAAGGCCGACGACCTCGACACCGGGCTCTACCGGGTCCGCAGCCGCACCCTCGCCTCCAGCACCTCCCAGCCGCAGGCAGGACCGCCGTCACCCCAGGGCGGATACGGCTACCCACCGGAGAACCAGCCGCAGGGCGGGTACGGATATCCGCCGGTCGCGGCCCCGCCCATGCCCAGCGCCCCGCCCCCGGGCGGACCCGGCGCCCGGCGGCCCACTCCGGGCGCACCCGTCGGGACGGCCCCCGCGGCCGGCCCGGGCGGCGCCCGGCGCCACTGGATCGAGATCAACGGCACCCGCCACCAGATCTCGCGCCCCACGCTCGTACTCGGCCGAAGCACGGAAGCCGACGTGCGGATCGACGACCCCGGCGTATCCCGCCGGCACTGTGAGATCCGGACCGGAACGCCCTCGACGATCCAGGATCTCGGGTCCACCAACGGCATCGTGGTGGACGGGCAGCACACCACCCGCGCTACGCTCCGCGACGGCTCGCGGATCGTCGTGGGCAGCACCACCATCATTTACCGGCAAGCCGAAGGGTGA
- a CDS encoding peptidoglycan D,D-transpeptidase FtsI family protein, whose protein sequence is MNKPLRRISLFCGLLVLALLIRTNWLQYVQAEELSTRKENRRVQIAQYATERGNIIVKGEPITGSKVTDGSDYKYKRTYTNGELWAPVTGYASQAFGSTQLESLEDGILTGNDDRLFFDRTIGMFTGEKKQGGNVVTTLNPDAQKAAFEALGTKKGAVAAIDPRTGAILALVSTPSYDPSRFAGNSKDDEKAWVELKDSEDKNLVNRALRETYPPGSTFKVVTAAAALEHGVVQDINAPTDTPDPYFLPGTKTEMINHAKGCEKASLNEALRISCNSVFANMGDKVTRDKMVETSEKFGFNNDKIDIPVRAFASIYDKKMGKDGNAQSSIGQFNTAATPLQMAMVTAAIANDGKLMKPYMVDNLASPGLDIIEKHEPQEMSRPLSAANAEKVQQMMVNVVQNGTGTKAKMNGVTVGGKTGTAQHGEGNKKRPYAWFISYAETPDKSSPVAVAVVIEDSEADREDISGGGLAAPVAKAVMQAVLNSQK, encoded by the coding sequence ATGAACAAGCCCCTGCGCCGCATCTCGCTGTTCTGCGGGCTGCTCGTCCTCGCCCTGCTGATCCGTACCAACTGGCTGCAGTACGTGCAGGCCGAGGAGCTCAGCACCCGCAAGGAGAACCGCCGGGTCCAGATCGCCCAGTACGCGACCGAGCGCGGCAACATCATCGTCAAGGGCGAGCCGATCACCGGTTCCAAGGTGACCGACGGCAGCGACTACAAGTACAAGCGGACCTACACGAACGGCGAGCTCTGGGCCCCCGTCACCGGGTACGCCTCGCAGGCCTTCGGCTCCACCCAGCTGGAATCCCTCGAGGACGGCATCCTCACCGGCAACGACGACCGGCTGTTCTTCGACCGCACCATCGGCATGTTCACCGGGGAGAAGAAGCAGGGCGGCAACGTCGTCACGACGCTCAACCCCGATGCCCAGAAGGCCGCCTTCGAGGCGCTGGGCACGAAGAAGGGCGCCGTCGCGGCCATCGACCCGCGCACCGGCGCCATCCTGGCCCTGGTCTCCACGCCCTCGTACGACCCCTCGCGCTTCGCGGGCAACTCCAAGGACGACGAGAAGGCCTGGGTCGAGCTGAAGGACAGCGAGGACAAGAACCTCGTGAACCGCGCCCTGCGCGAGACGTACCCGCCGGGCTCCACCTTCAAGGTGGTCACCGCGGCCGCCGCCCTCGAACACGGCGTCGTCCAGGACATCAACGCTCCGACGGACACCCCGGACCCGTACTTCCTGCCCGGCACCAAGACCGAGATGATCAACCACGCCAAGGGCTGCGAGAAGGCCAGCCTCAACGAGGCACTGCGCATCTCCTGCAACTCGGTCTTCGCGAACATGGGCGACAAGGTCACCCGCGACAAGATGGTGGAGACCTCGGAGAAGTTCGGCTTCAACAACGACAAGATCGACATTCCGGTCCGCGCGTTCGCCAGCATCTACGACAAGAAGATGGGCAAGGACGGCAACGCCCAGAGCTCCATCGGGCAGTTCAACACCGCCGCCACCCCGCTCCAGATGGCCATGGTCACCGCCGCGATCGCCAACGACGGCAAGCTGATGAAGCCGTACATGGTGGACAACCTCGCGTCCCCCGGCCTGGACATCATCGAGAAGCACGAGCCGCAGGAGATGAGCCGGCCGCTCTCCGCCGCCAACGCGGAGAAGGTGCAGCAGATGATGGTCAACGTCGTCCAGAACGGCACCGGCACCAAGGCCAAGATGAACGGCGTGACGGTCGGCGGCAAGACCGGTACGGCGCAGCACGGCGAGGGCAACAAGAAGCGCCCGTACGCCTGGTTCATCTCCTACGCCGAGACCCCGGACAAGTCCTCGCCCGTCGCCGTCGCCGTCGTGATCGAGGACAGCGAGGCGGACCGTGAGGACATCAGCGGTGGCGGTCTGGCCGCTCCCGTCGCCAAGGCGGTCATGCAGGCGGTACTGAACAGCCAGAAGTGA
- a CDS encoding sensor histidine kinase: MDAKAKTRAGWDWLRGPEPWTRRMLAGDLALGGVLAILGLGVEEVSHASAPRMLGGAVAVMVLTLLRRRLPGTTLVLGAAVITALPGAFFILPLMGWSAGRRIVGVGRALAAFTLAFVAAVGFSVLDQWSQMRPLLVIVFSTLMFLAMTVMPGLASRYWSQRRTLLRALQERNGQLLRERAMVAGQARLRERQRIAQDMHDSLGHQLALISVHTGALEVDPKLTDRQREAVGVLRQASVAAMHELREVVGILRDGVEAPAPVEEAQPAARGVAGIAGVVEAARGSGTDVRLTTSGQPRPLVAACDHAAYRIVQEALTNAYKHAPGAPIAVELRFEDDSLVVEIANGPAAGPAADEVVSGGQGLTGLRERARLVGGMVHAGPAEGGGFRVAGVLPYGAEPAGVEDVADDFGQRAQAQARTRGRVRGRDGEQPMDWEAVDRELAVRMPSRSGGLAVGCGVAFAAAVLLMVAFGAAVVLMIDSASDAMIDRDEFDAVHVGETEQAVRDRLPSGENFLTAGAARKGPPKPAGSECLALLAEDQPSGMGTDRIFRFCFKDGKLVEKQEYEVKQ; this comes from the coding sequence GTGGATGCGAAGGCGAAGACGCGGGCCGGCTGGGACTGGCTGAGGGGCCCGGAGCCGTGGACCCGGCGGATGCTGGCGGGGGACCTGGCGCTCGGCGGTGTGCTGGCCATCCTCGGCCTGGGCGTCGAGGAGGTCAGCCACGCCTCCGCTCCGCGCATGCTCGGGGGCGCCGTGGCGGTGATGGTGTTGACGCTGTTGCGCCGCAGGCTGCCGGGGACCACGCTCGTGCTCGGGGCGGCGGTGATCACGGCCCTGCCCGGGGCGTTCTTCATCCTGCCCCTCATGGGCTGGTCGGCCGGGCGGCGGATCGTGGGCGTCGGCCGGGCGCTGGCCGCCTTCACCCTGGCCTTCGTCGCGGCGGTCGGCTTCAGCGTGCTGGACCAGTGGTCGCAGATGAGACCGCTGCTTGTGATCGTGTTCTCCACGCTGATGTTCCTCGCGATGACGGTGATGCCGGGTCTGGCCAGCCGGTACTGGTCGCAGCGCCGGACCCTGCTGCGCGCGCTCCAGGAGCGCAACGGGCAGCTGCTGCGCGAGCGGGCCATGGTCGCCGGGCAGGCGAGGCTGCGCGAGCGCCAGCGCATCGCCCAGGACATGCACGACAGCCTGGGTCACCAGCTGGCGCTGATCTCCGTGCACACCGGGGCGCTGGAGGTGGATCCGAAGCTCACCGACCGTCAGCGCGAGGCGGTGGGCGTGCTGCGGCAGGCCTCGGTGGCCGCGATGCACGAGCTGCGCGAGGTCGTCGGCATCCTGCGCGACGGGGTGGAGGCGCCCGCGCCCGTGGAGGAGGCCCAGCCGGCGGCGCGCGGCGTGGCCGGTATCGCGGGGGTCGTCGAGGCGGCACGGGGCTCGGGGACCGACGTCCGGCTGACCACGTCGGGGCAGCCGAGGCCGCTGGTCGCGGCCTGCGACCACGCGGCGTACCGGATCGTGCAGGAGGCCCTGACGAACGCGTACAAGCACGCGCCGGGGGCGCCGATCGCGGTGGAGCTGCGGTTCGAGGACGACTCGCTGGTCGTGGAGATCGCCAACGGGCCGGCGGCCGGTCCGGCGGCCGACGAGGTGGTGTCGGGCGGGCAGGGCCTGACGGGGCTGCGCGAGCGGGCACGGCTCGTCGGCGGGATGGTGCACGCGGGCCCCGCCGAGGGCGGCGGGTTCCGGGTGGCCGGGGTCCTGCCGTACGGGGCGGAGCCGGCCGGTGTGGAGGACGTGGCCGACGACTTCGGGCAGCGGGCGCAGGCGCAGGCCCGCACGCGCGGCCGTGTACGGGGGCGCGACGGGGAGCAGCCGATGGACTGGGAGGCGGTGGACCGGGAGCTGGCCGTGCGCATGCCCAGCCGGTCCGGCGGCCTCGCGGTGGGCTGCGGGGTCGCCTTCGCGGCGGCGGTGCTGCTGATGGTCGCGTTCGGCGCCGCAGTGGTGCTGATGATCGACTCGGCGAGTGACGCGATGATCGACCGGGACGAGTTCGATGCCGTGCACGTGGGCGAGACGGAACAGGCCGTCCGCGACCGGCTGCCGAGCGGGGAGAACTTCCTGACCGCCGGTGCCGCCCGCAAGGGGCCGCCCAAGCCGGCGGGCTCGGAGTGCCTGGCCCTGCTGGCCGAGGACCAGCCGAGCGGCATGGGAACGGACCGGATCTTCCGGTTCTGCTTCAAGGACGGCAAGCTCGTGGAGAAGCAGGAGTACGAGGTCAAGCAGTAG
- a CDS encoding YrhB domain-containing protein, translated as MLTLNEAVEAARVRIEQAFASEPWTIVLRPELTQEHELAWIVRYDTQESIDAGDPLVGPFNKLVIVAKDGSRVDFPPTHLPLDEYLAYVRHGGWERAGTAKTSKAEPWQTALEWLLSTYNGLVELVSIEPVAEDAGTWLFACRTTEQPGYPRTPMLAASLVVPKDYGEPFHPASCDPWGDASAYTRDPVERDPQAQARRLNARGCVVTTAAAIAGGPSSPLPWQPAHEAPGWWELLLRRYFPAARELRCASWDEVIARAGETGPDTQGVVWVRRVIGGTEVSGHLIYAHNNNGQVVFLDGMTGGLARLDQAGVLQLVFARVEPGAGVPPTAPDLGTARHKAEMWLRDTFTDPVELVEPAAEDETARGWLFACQTTAALRTGDWRHAMLDAAVVVPKGPQEPFLLPNSDPWGFLAAWDRNEPAGPVPAPGRADWFGSTMAELGPVLSVSEHPTVAAAVGGLRALPAGGRALVWVRRLDARGRESTGVLLAGLHSESGMVGLVDSSAEELRDLDGFRESGVRVVRYR; from the coding sequence ATGCTCACGTTGAACGAGGCCGTCGAAGCGGCCCGGGTCCGCATCGAGCAGGCGTTCGCCTCGGAACCGTGGACGATCGTGCTGCGGCCGGAGCTCACCCAGGAGCACGAACTGGCCTGGATCGTCCGGTACGACACCCAGGAGAGCATCGACGCCGGGGATCCCCTGGTGGGGCCGTTCAACAAACTGGTGATCGTGGCCAAGGACGGCTCGCGCGTGGACTTCCCGCCGACGCACCTGCCCCTCGACGAGTACCTCGCCTACGTGCGTCACGGCGGCTGGGAGCGGGCCGGTACGGCGAAGACCTCGAAGGCCGAGCCGTGGCAGACCGCGCTGGAGTGGCTGCTGTCCACGTACAACGGACTCGTCGAGCTGGTGAGCATCGAGCCCGTCGCGGAGGACGCCGGTACCTGGCTGTTCGCCTGCCGGACCACCGAGCAGCCGGGCTATCCGCGCACGCCGATGCTGGCGGCGTCGCTCGTGGTGCCCAAGGACTACGGGGAGCCGTTCCACCCCGCCTCCTGCGATCCGTGGGGCGACGCCTCGGCGTACACGCGCGATCCGGTCGAGCGTGATCCGCAGGCGCAGGCGAGGCGGCTGAACGCCCGCGGCTGCGTGGTCACGACGGCCGCCGCGATCGCGGGCGGCCCCTCGTCGCCGCTGCCGTGGCAGCCCGCGCACGAGGCGCCCGGCTGGTGGGAGCTGCTGTTGCGCCGCTACTTCCCTGCCGCGCGCGAGCTGCGGTGCGCGAGCTGGGACGAGGTGATCGCGCGGGCCGGGGAGACCGGGCCGGACACCCAGGGCGTGGTGTGGGTGCGGCGCGTCATCGGCGGCACCGAGGTCAGCGGGCACCTGATCTATGCGCACAACAACAACGGCCAGGTGGTGTTCCTGGACGGGATGACCGGCGGGCTGGCGCGGCTGGACCAGGCCGGTGTGCTGCAGCTGGTCTTCGCCCGGGTCGAGCCCGGGGCCGGGGTGCCGCCGACCGCGCCCGACCTGGGGACCGCCCGGCACAAGGCCGAGATGTGGCTGAGGGACACGTTCACGGATCCCGTCGAGCTGGTGGAGCCGGCCGCCGAGGACGAGACCGCCCGGGGGTGGCTGTTCGCCTGCCAGACCACCGCCGCGCTGCGCACCGGTGACTGGCGCCACGCGATGCTCGACGCCGCGGTGGTCGTGCCGAAGGGGCCGCAGGAGCCGTTCCTGCTGCCCAACTCCGACCCCTGGGGGTTCCTGGCCGCCTGGGACCGGAACGAGCCCGCGGGGCCGGTGCCCGCCCCGGGCAGGGCCGACTGGTTCGGCTCCACCATGGCGGAGCTGGGCCCGGTGCTGTCCGTCTCGGAGCATCCGACCGTGGCCGCGGCGGTCGGGGGTCTGCGGGCCCTGCCGGCCGGGGGCCGGGCCCTGGTGTGGGTGAGGCGGCTGGACGCGCGGGGGCGGGAGAGCACCGGAGTGCTCCTCGCGGGACTGCACAGCGAGTCAGGGATGGTGGGGCTGGTCGACTCCTCCGCCGAGGAGCTGCGGGACCTGGACGGTTTCCGCGAGTCCGGTGTCCGGGTGGTCCGGTACCGGTGA
- a CDS encoding FHA domain-containing protein FhaB/FipA, producing MSELTLTVMRLGFLAVLWLFVIVAVQVIRSDLFGTRVTQRGSSRRGGGGAGGAPQQAGRQAAPPQQRQRRGAPTKLVVSEGILTGTTVALAGQTITLGRAHDSTIVLDDDYASSRHARIYPDRDGQWIVEDLGSTNGTYLDRTRLTTPTPIPPGAPIRIGKTVIELRK from the coding sequence ATGTCAGAGCTGACCCTGACGGTCATGCGGTTGGGTTTCCTGGCCGTTCTGTGGCTGTTCGTCATCGTGGCCGTCCAGGTCATCCGCAGCGACCTCTTCGGGACGCGCGTGACCCAGCGCGGTTCGTCCCGTCGTGGTGGCGGAGGCGCCGGCGGCGCCCCGCAGCAGGCGGGCCGCCAGGCCGCGCCTCCGCAGCAACGCCAGCGGCGGGGCGCACCCACCAAACTCGTCGTCTCCGAGGGCATCCTCACGGGAACCACCGTGGCCCTCGCCGGCCAGACGATCACACTGGGCCGCGCGCACGACTCAACGATCGTGCTGGACGACGACTACGCGTCCAGCCGCCATGCCAGGATCTATCCCGACCGTGACGGCCAGTGGATCGTCGAGGATCTCGGGTCCACCAACGGCACGTATCTCGACCGGACCCGGCTGACCACCCCGACGCCCATTCCGCCGGGCGCACCGATCCGCATCGGCAAGACCGTCATCGAGCTGCGGAAGTAG
- a CDS encoding toxin glutamine deamidase domain-containing protein, which produces MDAALEHAPKEPSATDRALAGITDHFAGQAVELNHFVGGVVKGTAGLLNFARGLNPMDPYNLTHPAEYQQNLNMTLAGLVSTAAHPERIPGALIDSFKNDPSEGLGRLVPELIGTKGFGGARAGVRVAEAAATKPSAWSHLAKPTKGVTERPSIHADSVGKKDAQKFIDDQYPWLKDMNNTNMPGYQYNCTNNVVTLDRRLDGVEVSAAPKTGPGDIPYKELGVEPSAKKVVSSYDDIVKDLEQRGPDSRSVVAISRHGMAGHVFNAVNTPTESSSWTARRGSWPHLRHTTSARSPMSPTASVVRNQKCSR; this is translated from the coding sequence ATGGACGCGGCGCTGGAGCATGCCCCGAAGGAGCCCTCGGCGACGGACCGGGCCCTGGCCGGGATCACCGACCACTTCGCCGGCCAGGCGGTGGAGCTCAACCACTTCGTCGGCGGCGTGGTCAAGGGCACGGCAGGCCTGCTCAACTTCGCGCGCGGCCTGAACCCGATGGACCCGTACAACCTGACCCACCCGGCCGAGTACCAGCAGAACCTCAACATGACGCTGGCCGGCCTGGTGTCGACGGCCGCCCACCCGGAGCGGATCCCGGGTGCGCTGATCGACAGTTTCAAGAACGACCCGTCGGAGGGTCTGGGACGGCTCGTGCCGGAGCTCATCGGCACCAAGGGCTTCGGCGGTGCCCGGGCGGGGGTGCGGGTCGCGGAGGCCGCGGCGACGAAGCCGTCGGCCTGGTCGCATCTGGCGAAGCCGACCAAGGGCGTGACCGAGCGGCCCTCGATCCACGCCGACTCGGTCGGGAAGAAGGACGCCCAGAAGTTCATCGACGACCAGTACCCGTGGCTCAAGGACATGAACAACACGAACATGCCGGGCTACCAGTACAACTGCACCAACAACGTGGTGACGCTGGACCGCCGGCTGGACGGTGTGGAGGTCTCGGCCGCGCCGAAGACCGGGCCGGGCGACATCCCGTACAAGGAACTCGGTGTGGAACCGAGCGCGAAGAAGGTCGTCAGCAGCTACGACGACATCGTCAAGGACCTCGAACAGCGGGGGCCGGATTCGCGCAGTGTGGTCGCGATCTCCCGCCACGGGATGGCCGGCCACGTCTTCAACGCGGTGAACACCCCCACGGAGTCGTCTTCCTGGACGGCCAGACGGGGAAGCTGGCCACACTTGAGACACACAACATCAGCGAGATCGCCCATGTCCCCTACCGCTAGCGTCGTCAGGAATCAGAAATGCTCACGTTGA